A genomic region of Saccopteryx bilineata isolate mSacBil1 chromosome 1, mSacBil1_pri_phased_curated, whole genome shotgun sequence contains the following coding sequences:
- the LOC136319662 gene encoding protein SET-like, which yields MPFATYATCVLTSEYDKGDHPQVSALLGEEDEEALHYLTRVEVTEFEDIKSGYRIDFYFDENPYFKNKVLSKEFHLNESGDPSSKSTEIKWKSGKDWTKRSSQTQNKASRKRQHEEPESFFTWFTDHSDAGADELGEVIKDDIWPNPLQYYLVPDMDDEEGEGEEDDDDDEEEEGLEDIDEEGDEDEGEEDEDDDEGEEGEEDEGEDD from the exons ATGCCATTTGCCACCTATGCAACTTGTGTTCTGACCTCAG AATATGACAAAGGTGACCATCCACAAGTGTCTGCACTGCTTGGGGAAGAGGATGAAGAGGCGCTGCATTATTTGACAAGAGTTGAAGTGACAGAATTTGAAGATATTAAATCAGGTTacagaatagatttttattttgatgaaaatcCTTACTTCAAAAATAAAGTTCTCTCCAAAGAATTCCATCTGAATGAGAGTGGTGATCCATCTTCAAAGTCCACTGAAATCAAATGGAAATCTGGAAAGGATTGGACGAAACGTTCAAGTCAAACGCAGAATAAAGCCAGCAGAAAGAGACAGCATGAGGAACCAGAGAGCTTCTTTACCTGGTTTACTGACCATTCTGATGCAGGTGCTGATGAATTAGGAGAAGTCATCAAAGATGATATTTGGCCAAATCCATTACAGTACTACTTGGTTCCTGACATGGATgatgaagaaggggaaggagaagaagatgatgatgatgatgaagaagaagaagggttGGAAGATATTGATGAAGAAGGGGATGAGGATGAAGGTGAagaagatgaagatgatgatgagggggaggaaggagaggaagatgaAGGAGAAGATGACTAA